The Aspergillus luchuensis IFO 4308 DNA, chromosome 7, nearly complete sequence genome has a segment encoding these proteins:
- a CDS encoding camp independent regulatory protein (COG:G,T;~EggNog:ENOG410PVZF;~InterPro:IPR018608;~PFAM:PF09729), whose amino-acid sequence METYHGHVRTPADAIILFEACRIGLLPRVQRRLSEKERQLIRSGSVFVWDEREAGMRRWTDGKSWSASRVSGSFLTYREMEGKRGGTGVAQTTMSRAGKTPESTRGSDDDRGDGADEGPDGYRYKPDGLMKQSFSITTSTGQHLHLISYYSRSHPSAANLQQPSTDPNLRHVRPQKGLYPESTVNDQQNLPVVTRGPMAGAAYVPPHPMAPYGRSPAAHPAPYTPSYTWPPTPLATPPVPVHYPSYLPSVSQPNGQIPYGHQAAVPPGTPLPPPQPPGLPAHHERPVHVAEVTMAPSLHQPSSVQVLASRSPRVPPGAHELLHHRPSPPELGPPREIARSSPRTQPHHMPHSNGIPSIARSPQLISQPPSSSVQIPPPSTMAPKPLEASTGTTVPSIGALMNGAPSGGLPSIAAPPAPAAGRAEGPRDIPSEKIGFGGEDMRALRQLDRVFTA is encoded by the coding sequence ATGGAGACGTATCACGGGCACGTCCGCACTCCTGCGGACGCtatcatcctcttcgaagCTTGTCGCattggccttcttccccgcgTACAGAGACGTTTATCCGAGAAGGAGCGTCAATTAATTCGTTCCGGGTCAGTCTTTGTCTGGGATGAACGCGAAGCGGGCATGCGAAGATGGACCGATGGCAAGTCATGGAGTGCCAGTCGCGTATCTGGAAGTTTCTTAACATATCGCGAGATGGAAGGCAAACGAGGAGGAACCGGTGTTGCTCAGACGACGATGTCGAGAGCTGGTAAAACACCAGAAAGCACACGAGGCAGTGACGACGACCGTGGAGATGGCGCAGACGAAGGGCCGGACGGCTACCGCTACAAGCCTGATGGCTTGATGAAACAGTCCTTCAGCATTACGACATCTACCGGTCAGCACCTCCATCTGATCAGCTACTACTCGAGGTCACATCCGTCTGCGGCCAACCTTCAACAACCTTCGACAGACCCCAATTTGCGACACGTGCGTCCTCAAAAGGGGCTTTATCCGGAGTCTACTGTAAACGATCAACAGAATCTTCCCGTCGTGACTCGTGGTCCTATGGCCGGTGCCGCATATgtgcctcctcatcccatgGCACCCTATGGGCGCTCTCCGGCTGCACACCCGGCGCCATACACTCCTTCATATACATGGCCTCCGACTCCGCTGGCTACTCCGCCCGTTCCGGTCCACTATCCGTCTTACCTTCCGTCAGTGTCTCAGCCCAATGGTCAAATACCATATGGCCATCAGGCTGCCGTGCCACCTGGTACGCCCTTGCCGCCTCCGCAACCCCCGGGATTGCCGGCACACCACGAGCGGCCGGTGCATGTAGCTGAAGTTACGATGGCGCCATCTCTCCATCAACCGTCGAGCGTGCAGGTGCTTGCAAGCCGGTCACCACGAGTGCCGCCTGGAGCGCACGagcttcttcaccaccgcccgAGTCCACCGGAGCTTGGCCCGCCTCGCGAGATTGCGAGATCGTCACCCCGCACACAGCCACATCATATGCCGCACAGCAACGGGATCCCATCGATTGCGCGCAGTCCCCAGCTTATCAGTCAGCCACCGTCCAGTAGCGTACAAATCCCTCCGCCGAGCACGATGGCGCCCAAGCCACTGGAAGCCAGCACCGGCACCACCGTGCCCAGCATCGGTGCGCTGATGAACGGCGCGCCTTCTGGTGGATTGCCGTCGATCGCCGCTCCCCCAGCCCCGGCCGCAGGACGCGCCGAGGGACCCCGAGACATTCCCAGCGAAAAGATCGGgttcggaggagaagacatgCGCGCACTGCGGCAATTGGACCGGGTGTTCACCGCATAG